One Dromiciops gliroides isolate mDroGli1 chromosome 3, mDroGli1.pri, whole genome shotgun sequence DNA segment encodes these proteins:
- the LOC122745832 gene encoding ceramide-1-phosphate transfer protein, whose product MADEQPDFNLKVVLVSFKQCLNEKEEVLMDPYITGWKGLVRFLNNLGTIFSFISKDVMTKIQIMERFRSSDQKENYSSLQSMVQFEVDNKLVDLQKRSEHPESGCRTILRLHRALHWLQMFLEGLRTSQEDCKTSVICTDSYNTTLATYHPWIIRKAVTMAFCTLPGRNAFLETMNVGPPEEAVEMLNDAMPFICQVYQITQKLFEEHTLLDLP is encoded by the exons ATGGCTGATGAGCAGCCTGACTTTAACCTGAAGGTCGTACTGGTCAGTTTCAAGCAATGCCTCAACGAGAAGGAGGAGGTGCTCATGGACCCTTACATTACTGGTTGGAAAGGGCTTGTCAG GTTCCTGAACAACCTTGGCACCATCTTCTCCTTCATCTCAAAGGACGTGATGACCAAAATCCAGATCATGGAGAGGTTCCGCAGCAGCGACCAGAAAGAAAATTACTCCAGCCTCCAGTCCATGGTGCAGTTTGAGGTGGACAACAAGCTGGTGGACCTCCAGAAGCGCTCTGAGCACCCCGAATCTGGCTGCCGCACCATCCTGCGCCTGCACCGGGCCCTGCACTGGCTGCAGATGTTCCTGGAGGGGCTCAGGACCAGCCAGGAGGACTGCAAGACCTCGGTCATCTGCACAGACTCCTACAACACCACCCTGGCCACCTACCACCCCTGGATCATCCGCAAGGCCGTCACCATGGCGTTCTGCACGCTACCTGGTCGCAACGCCTTCCTGGAGACCATGAATGTGGGTCCGCCCGAGGAGGCTGTGGAGATGCTGAATGACGCCATGCCCTTTATCTGTCAGGTCTACCAGATCACCCAGAAGCTCTTTGAAGAACATACCCTGCTGGACCTGCCCTAG